A stretch of the bacterium genome encodes the following:
- a CDS encoding LysM domain-containing protein: MKISNVIIGLISLVLIVGLAFAFNSKNNQLSQSQQTVALAKQQIQKKEVQIGHLSQKVSLLSRKLKTAENRPLLSYKVKTGDTLYSLFGGINALKVAKFNHIKDADNLQAGRIIKFPGYIHKIMPGDTLFKLAGKNWKHTAWLNNLGSCPDQVRALPVGFLIKIPNI; encoded by the coding sequence ATGAAAATATCTAATGTGATAATCGGACTGATTAGCCTGGTTTTGATAGTCGGCTTGGCATTCGCATTTAACTCCAAGAATAATCAGCTTTCCCAGTCGCAGCAGACAGTTGCGCTCGCGAAACAGCAAATACAGAAAAAAGAAGTTCAGATAGGCCACCTTTCCCAGAAAGTTTCTTTGCTTTCCAGAAAACTCAAAACCGCGGAAAACCGCCCGCTCTTGAGCTATAAAGTAAAAACCGGAGACACTCTATATAGTCTCTTTGGGGGAATAAATGCGTTAAAAGTCGCTAAATTCAACCATATTAAAGACGCCGACAATCTGCAAGCGGGTAGAATAATTAAATTCCCCGGGTACATACACAAAATTATGCCGGGCGATACCTTGTTCAAATTGGCCGGAAAAAATTGGAAACATACCGCTTGGCTTAACAATCTTGGTTCTTGCCCCGATCAAGTCAGAGCGCTACCAGTCGGATTCCTGATAAAAATCCCCAATATTTAA
- the tmk gene encoding dTMP kinase, whose translation MRKNPYKGKFIVFEGLDGSGKSVQMELLDRFLKKGGFDVVLTKEPTMDSRAGKTIRLVLERKKKISPKKLQALYSQDRKAHLTGLIMPNLKKGKVVISDRYCFSSFAYGSMGVPLSYLLKINDKFLLPDLVYFINTNPETCISRIEKRGKKKTLFEYKEKLENVYQNYKKILKKFKNVIIIDGEKSIKETHRQIIKKIINYV comes from the coding sequence ATGCGCAAAAATCCCTATAAAGGAAAATTTATTGTTTTTGAAGGATTGGATGGTTCCGGGAAAAGCGTTCAGATGGAGCTTTTAGATAGATTCTTAAAAAAAGGTGGATTTGACGTTGTTTTGACAAAAGAACCAACGATGGATTCGCGCGCCGGCAAAACGATTCGTCTTGTTTTGGAAAGAAAGAAAAAAATTTCGCCTAAAAAACTTCAGGCGTTGTATAGCCAGGATAGAAAAGCCCATCTAACCGGGCTTATTATGCCTAATCTCAAAAAAGGTAAAGTTGTTATTTCTGACAGATATTGTTTTTCGTCTTTTGCCTATGGAAGCATGGGAGTGCCGTTAAGCTATCTTCTAAAAATTAATGATAAATTTTTATTGCCTGATTTGGTTTATTTTATAAATACCAACCCGGAAACCTGTATTTCACGGATAGAAAAAAGAGGGAAGAAGAAAACTCTGTTTGAGTATAAAGAAAAATTGGAAAATGTTTATCAAAATTATAAAAAAATTCTCAAGAAATTCAAAAATGTTATCATAATTGACGGAGAGAAAAGCATCAAAGAAACACACCGGCAGATAATTAAAAAGATTATAAATTATGTATAA
- the miaA gene encoding tRNA (adenosine(37)-N6)-dimethylallyltransferase MiaA, translating to MKNINNKIIVILGPTASGKSQLAIKIAKKFNGEIISADSRQIYKGLNIGTEKITKKEMKGVKHHMIDIVKPQKTYTVVQYQKAAKKILNGIFKKNKFPIIVGGSGFYIDALIYDYKLPAVAPQKGLRKRLEKKSLEELFRMLQKFDPKRAANIDPCNRRRLVRALEIVITTGSPVPPLERNAISVNQRNQRKSATAFAVLKIGIKKTPNELRQLINQRLEKTLKKGLIEEIEKLHKKGLNWKRFGELGLEYRLAADYLRGLISYEEMTEQMKKEIYRYAKRQITWFKRDKSIIWIKTENQARSMANKFLLL from the coding sequence ATGAAAAATATAAATAATAAAATCATCGTCATTCTCGGGCCGACGGCTTCCGGGAAATCGCAATTGGCCATTAAAATCGCCAAGAAATTTAACGGCGAAATAATTTCGGCTGACTCCCGCCAGATTTATAAAGGACTGAATATCGGCACGGAAAAAATAACCAAAAAAGAAATGAAAGGCGTCAAACATCATATGATTGACATTGTTAAGCCGCAAAAAACTTATACTGTGGTCCAATATCAAAAAGCGGCCAAAAAAATCCTGAATGGAATTTTTAAAAAAAATAAATTTCCAATAATAGTCGGCGGCAGCGGATTTTACATTGACGCTTTGATTTATGATTATAAATTGCCGGCCGTGGCTCCTCAGAAAGGTTTGCGAAAACGGCTTGAAAAAAAATCATTAGAAGAACTTTTCCGGATGCTTCAGAAATTTGATCCCAAAAGAGCGGCTAATATTGACCCTTGCAACCGAAGAAGATTAGTCAGGGCCCTGGAAATCGTTATCACAACCGGATCTCCCGTACCGCCGTTAGAGCGAAATGCTATCAGCGTAAATCAGCGGAATCAGCGGAAATCAGCGACCGCGTTTGCGGTATTAAAAATAGGCATCAAAAAAACACCAAACGAACTTCGGCAGTTAATCAATCAAAGATTGGAAAAAACGCTGAAAAAAGGTCTGATTGAAGAAATAGAAAAACTCCACAAAAAAGGACTAAACTGGAAACGGTTTGGGGAATTGGGCTTGGAATACCGGCTGGCCGCCGATTATCTGCGCGGTTTGATTTCTTATGAAGAAATGACCGAGCAAATGAAAAAAGAAATTTACCGCTACGCCAAACGCCAGATAACCTGGTTTAAAAGGGATAAAAGTATTATTTGGATTAAGACGGAAAATCAGGCCCGTTCAATGGCAAATAAATTTTTACTATTGTAA
- the gatB gene encoding Asp-tRNA(Asn)/Glu-tRNA(Gln) amidotransferase subunit GatB: MYKPTIGLEIHSELKTRSKMFCASPNNPDETRPNFNVCPICLGHPGTLPVINEEAVKSVIKLGLAVAGKIPLVSRFDRKSYFYPDLPKGYQISQYKQPLVEGGTLNGVKITRVHLEEDTGTLSHDKENHSLVDFNRAGVPLMELVTEPDIRSGEEAVAFAKELQLILRYLDISEANMEKGQMRVEVNISLREIADISMNQFDNQHESASTLGTKVEVKNLNSFKSVKEAVDYEIKRQTEILEEGKQVIHETRGWDDVKRITVSQRSKEKAHDYRYFPEPDLPPLDLVKFNIKELKDSLPELPAAKRNRFEKEYGLTLAQAEILIEDNYIAGYFEKAVKELKLLASDYKPQVLFNYLTSDFFGLITEQGISLKESKINPRQLAELTGLIIENKISSRIAKDVLGEMFLSGLNPRQIIQEKGLSQISDEAIIKKTIEEVIMENSAALSDYRKGKANALQFLIGQAMKKLKGQANPEILKNLFEESLR, translated from the coding sequence ATGTATAAACCCACTATTGGTTTGGAAATTCACTCTGAATTAAAGACCAGAAGCAAAATGTTTTGTGCTAGTCCGAATAACCCCGATGAAACCCGGCCTAATTTCAATGTTTGCCCGATTTGCCTGGGGCATCCCGGAACCCTGCCGGTTATTAACGAAGAAGCCGTAAAATCAGTTATCAAGCTGGGCTTGGCTGTTGCCGGGAAAATTCCTTTAGTTTCCCGTTTTGACCGCAAAAGTTATTTTTATCCCGACTTGCCCAAAGGTTATCAGATTTCCCAATATAAACAGCCGTTGGTGGAGGGCGGAACTTTGAACGGCGTTAAAATCACCAGAGTCCATTTAGAAGAAGATACTGGCACGCTTTCTCATGATAAAGAAAATCACAGTTTGGTGGATTTCAACCGCGCCGGCGTTCCTTTAATGGAATTAGTTACCGAGCCGGATATCAGAAGCGGTGAAGAAGCGGTGGCTTTTGCCAAAGAATTACAGCTTATTTTACGGTATCTGGATATTTCCGAGGCCAATATGGAAAAAGGGCAAATGCGGGTGGAGGTAAATATTTCGCTTCGTGAAATCGCGGATATCAGCATGAATCAGTTTGATAATCAGCATGAATCAGCGTCTACCTTAGGAACTAAGGTAGAAGTAAAAAATTTAAATTCTTTTAAGTCGGTGAAAGAGGCGGTTGATTATGAAATAAAAAGACAGACTGAAATTTTAGAGGAGGGGAAGCAGGTGATACATGAAACCCGCGGCTGGGATGACGTAAAAAGAATAACAGTCAGTCAGCGCAGTAAGGAAAAAGCCCATGATTATCGTTATTTTCCGGAACCGGATTTGCCGCCGCTGGATTTAGTCAAATTTAATATTAAAGAATTGAAAGATTCGCTTCCGGAATTGCCGGCGGCAAAAAGAAATCGTTTTGAAAAAGAATATGGCCTGACGCTGGCCCAGGCGGAAATTCTCATTGAAGATAATTATATCGCCGGATATTTTGAAAAGGCCGTGAAGGAACTTAAACTTCTGGCTTCAGATTATAAACCCCAAGTTTTGTTTAATTATTTAACTTCAGACTTTTTTGGCTTGATAACCGAACAGGGGATTTCTTTAAAAGAATCAAAAATCAATCCGCGGCAGTTAGCCGAACTAACGGGTTTGATTATTGAAAATAAAATTTCCAGCCGAATCGCCAAGGATGTTCTGGGAGAAATGTTTTTATCCGGCTTAAACCCGCGGCAGATTATCCAGGAAAAAGGATTAAGTCAGATTTCTGATGAAGCGATAATTAAAAAAACTATAGAGGAGGTGATAATGGAAAATTCGGCGGCCTTGTCTGATTATAGAAAAGGCAAAGCCAATGCCTTGCAATTTTTAATCGGTCAGGCGATGAAAAAGCTCAAAGGCCAAGCCAACCCTGAAATCCTGAAAAATCTTTTTGAAGAATCTTTACGATAA
- the secE gene encoding preprotein translocase subunit SecE, producing the protein MLTKIKNFLQEAIQEFKRINWPSRQEATRYTLFVIVFSLATAAFLGLIDFIFLFLLNKFFIK; encoded by the coding sequence ATGCTCACTAAGATCAAAAATTTTCTGCAGGAAGCCATACAGGAATTCAAAAGAATCAATTGGCCTTCACGCCAAGAAGCTACCCGTTACACTTTATTTGTGATTGTTTTTTCTTTGGCAACGGCGGCATTCTTAGGATTAATTGATTTCATTTTTCTTTTTCTGTTAAATAAATTTTTTATAAAATAA
- the nusG gene encoding transcription termination/antitermination protein NusG gives MPKQAPKQERHWYAIHTYSGYEDAVVRYLKQRLESLEMQEKIFEVLVPKEKKIKIKNGKRQQIEEKIYPGYVLVDMILDDDSWYVVRNTPRVTGFVGAESTKPTPLSKEEIESLMAKMGEKEAKFNIDFKVGEMVKIVDGPFRDHDGKIAEIIEEHGKVKVKVPIFSRETIIELDMLQVKKL, from the coding sequence ATGCCCAAACAAGCGCCAAAACAAGAACGCCATTGGTATGCCATTCACACTTATTCCGGCTATGAAGATGCCGTAGTTCGCTATTTAAAACAGAGATTAGAATCTTTGGAAATGCAGGAAAAAATTTTTGAGGTATTAGTTCCAAAGGAGAAAAAAATTAAAATAAAAAACGGTAAGCGTCAGCAAATTGAAGAAAAAATTTATCCCGGATATGTCTTGGTTGATATGATTTTGGACGATGATTCCTGGTATGTGGTCAGAAATACGCCAAGGGTAACCGGTTTTGTCGGGGCGGAAAGCACCAAGCCGACCCCGCTTTCTAAAGAAGAAATTGAAAGTTTGATGGCGAAGATGGGCGAGAAGGAAGCGAAATTCAATATTGACTTTAAGGTGGGAGAAATGGTAAAAATTGTTGATGGCCCCTTCAGAGACCATGACGGCAAAATAGCGGAAATTATAGAAGAGCACGGCAAGGTTAAAGTGAAGGTTCCTATTTTCAGCCGTGAAACCATAATTGAATTAGATATGTTGCAGGTAAAAAAATTATAA
- the rplK gene encoding 50S ribosomal protein L11 translates to MAKLIKIITKLQIQAGKANPAPPVGTALGPHGVNIGQFCSQFNEATKEMSDVIPVVITIYQDRSFEFKLKTPPVSALLKKAAGLEKGSGDPLKTKVGKVTKEDVRKIVERKMVDLNTDSIESAEKIVAGTARSMGIEIEK, encoded by the coding sequence ATGGCAAAACTAATAAAAATAATTACAAAATTGCAGATTCAGGCCGGCAAGGCCAATCCGGCGCCTCCGGTGGGCACGGCCTTAGGCCCGCATGGAGTTAATATCGGGCAATTCTGCTCTCAATTCAATGAAGCAACCAAGGAAATGAGTGATGTTATTCCGGTTGTGATTACCATTTATCAGGACCGAAGTTTTGAATTTAAGCTGAAAACCCCGCCGGTTTCGGCTTTGCTTAAAAAAGCCGCTGGTTTGGAAAAAGGCTCCGGTGATCCGTTGAAAACCAAAGTGGGGAAAGTAACCAAGGAAGATGTCCGCAAAATTGTTGAAAGGAAAATGGTGGATTTGAACACCGACAGCATAGAATCGGCCGAGAAAATTGTAGCAGGAACGGCGAGAAGCATGGGGATTGAGATAGAAAAGTAG